The DNA region ATAACCAATTTATAGGTTCATCTGTTGAGGATGATATTGCTTTTGGTCTTGAAAATAAAAAAGTTCCTCAAAAAGAAATGAAAGAAATTATTCATCATTTTGCTAAAAAGGTTGATATGCTTGATCATTTAGAAAGAGAACCTGAAAACCTTTCTGGAGGACAAAAACAAAGAGTTGCTATAGCTTCTGTTTTAGCATTAGATCCAGAAGTAATAATTTTTGATGAAGTAACTTCAATGCTTGATCCAAAGGGTAAAAATAGTGTATTAAGTATTATTAAAGAAATTAAAGAAAAAAGAGAAAAAACTTTAATTTCTATTACACATGATATGGACGAAGCCATCTTAGCAGATAAATGTTTAGTATTTGCTAATGGAAAGTTAATTGCGACCGGTGATCCAAAAACCATTTTAAACAATAAAGATATTATTGAAGTAGCTAAAATAGACTCTCCATTCATTTATAAACTAAGCTCTTTATTAAATGGTATTGAGCCAACATATGATAGAAAGGAATTGATATCTAAAATATGCAAATAAAAATCAATAATTTGAAACATGTTTTTAATAAAAACTCTCCTTGAGAATTCCTTGCTCTTGATGGTATTAACTTAAATATTAAAGATGGGGAATATATAGGTGTAATAGGAGCGACAGGTTCAGGTAAAACCACATTAATTGAACACTTTAACGGTCTTCTTAGAGCTACTAACGGAAATATTGAATGAGATTTTATTAAAGATAATATTCAACAAAAGTTTATTTATGGCGAAACTAAAAGTAAATTTAAAATTAAAGATTTAAGAAAAAAAATAGGGATTGTTTTTCAATTCGCTGAATATCAGCTATTTAAGAATACAATTAAAGAAGATATAGCTTTTGGACCAATTGCATTCGGAGTACCTAAAGATGAAGCTTACAAAATCGCAAGAGAATGTCTGCTAGAAGTAGGTTTATCTGAAGACTATCTCGAAAGAAGTCCTTTTGAATTATCAGGGGGACAAAAACGTAGAGTTGCTATTGCTGGTATTCTTGCAATGAATCCTGATTTTATGGTATTTGATGAACCTACTGCTGGTTTAGATCCTGTCGGGGTTAAAGATATATTAGATATACTAACTAATTTACATAAATCTGGTAAAACTATCATAAATGTAACTCACGATCTTGATCATGTTTTGGAAAGAGCTGAAAGAGTTATAATGCTTAAAAAAGGTAAAATTGTTGCTGATAATAATGCTTATGATGTTTTAAGTGATATTCATTTTTTGAGAGAAAATCACTTGCAACCACCTCAACTTTTAGATTTTGTTTTAGAATTAAGAGAAAAAGGTATCAATGTTCCTAAAGTAAGAAATATTGAAGAATTAGCGCATTTTTTAAATAATGAAGTATTAACGAAGGAAGGTAAATAATGAAAAGTATTTTCGGACGTTACATTCCAGGTAACACTTTTATGTATAGAATAGACCCTAGAATAAAAGTGTTACTAAGTATTTTAATAATAATTCTTATTTTTATTGCTAGCAGTTTTATAGAAATTGGATTAATACTTTTATTTGTTTCTTTTATTTATGTTTTATCAACAAAAAAAATTAGACCGGTATTTAAGTTATTAAAATTACCTTTATTTATATCCGTTATTTTGTTCTTTGTAAATATGTATACCGTTAATAGTCAGACAGTATTTAAGAATGAATATTATGTGTCGTATTTTTGATCTTTTTTCACTCATTCAGGAAAAGAGTTGGAAGGTATTTCGGGGCAAAAAGTTCGTTGAATAGATTTTTATGACCCAAAAATAGTTGGACAAGATACTATTAATTATTACATTAACACATATGGGGAATATGCTAAAGTTCAATATGGTTTTTCATTAAACTCGCTTAACAGAACTCTTTCATTAATGAGTAGAATATATATAATGGTTTTAACAACTAGTTTATTAACAAATACAACTAGACCTATCTTATTAAATAAATCGATAGAAAGTTTATTGTGACCTCTAAAATTTCTTTTAATACCCACTCATATTGTTGCAACAATAATTTCTATTGCATTAAGATTTATTCCTACCTTAGTAGATGAAGCAAACAGAATTATTAAGGCACAATCTTCAAGAGGTGTAGACTTTAAACATGGAAATACTAAGGAGAAAATTGTTGCTTTTACAACTTTAATCATCCCTCTTTTTGTTTCATCGTTCCAGAAAGCTGAAGACTTATCTAATTCAATGGAAACAAGAGGTTATGATCCTTATGAAAAAAGAACAAAGTATAGGGTTTTTAAGTTAAAATGAACAGACTTTTTAATTACATTTATATTTATTTCTATTTTAATTTTATTTGTTTTAAATCATATTATTGTTCAAAATTCTAGTTTTAATCCTATTGAATGAAGTTTTAATGCATATCATATTGGACATTATACTGTTCCTAATATTTTTATAATAACGAAAATAGTTGCATAAAATAATTAAAATAATATCTTTAGCAAGGTATTATTTTAATTATTCAATTTTTTATTTTGGCTAATTAATTTTTATTAATGTTATAATTAAATAAATATTTAATTAACTAATAACTAAGGACTTTAAATGAGTAAACTAATTAAAGAAAAAATTGAAAAGATTGTTGAAGAAACTCTTGAAAAGACAATGTCTGAGCGTTTTGAAAAATATGCAAAATATGTCATCCAACAAAGAGCATTACCTGATGTTAGAGATGGTTTAAAACCAGTTCAAAGGCGTATTTTATATTCAATGTTTGGTTTAGGCCTAGATAGTGATAAACCATACAAAAAATCAGCTCGTGTTGTTGGTGATGTAATTGGTAAGTATCACCCCCATGGTGACTCTTCAGTTTATGAAGCAATGGTTAATATGTCTCAATGGTGAAAGATGAACTCACCAATTTTGGATATGCACGGAAATATAGGTTCAATAGATGATGACCCTGCTGCTCAAATGAGATATACTGAAGTTAGATTATCAAAAGTTGCTCATTACATGATAGGTGATATAAAGAAAAAGACAACTTTATTTGTTCCAAACTTTGATGATTCAGAAACTGAACCAATTGTATTGCCTTCTTTATATCCTAACTTACTCGTTAATGGTGCTATGGGTATAGCGGTAGGTATGGCAACAAATATGTTACCTCATAATTTAAACGAAATAATTGATGCATCTATTCAAAAAATAAAAGATCCTAATATAACATTAACAAAAATTATGAAGTATATAAAAGGTCCTGATTTTCCAACCGGTGGAATAATATACGGAAATAAAGGAATCGTAGAAGGATTTGAAACAGGGAATAATTCTGCGAAAGCAAAAATAAGACTTTTTAGTAAATATAAAATTTCTGAAAACTCACAAAATAAATTTATTGAGATAACAGAAATACCATATGGTATAGTAAAATCTTCTTTAGTATATTCAATTGATTTATTAATACAAAACAAAACGATTTCTGGTTTAGTTGAAGTTAGAGATCAATCAGACAGAAATGGAATTAATATCCTTCTTACATTAGAAAAAAATGTAAATGAAAAAAGTGTTTTAACTTATCTATTTGAAAAGACTAAGCTACAGAACACTTATAACTATAATAATGTTGTAATTATTAACGGTAGGCCAAGAATTGCTAATTTAATGATGTTACTATATAGTTATGTAAGTCAAGTTAAAGATGTTAAAACAAAAACTTTACAATTTGACTTAGAAAAAGCTAAGCTAAGGTTAGAAATTGTTTTAGGTCTTATAAAAGTTTCAGAGATAACTGATGAAGTTATTAAAGTCATAAGAAACGCAGAAGGTTCAAAAGCAGGGGTTGTTATTGCTTTAATGCAACACTTTGATTTTACAGAAAACCAAGCAATAGCAATTGCTGAATTAAGATTATACAAATTAAGCAAGACTGATAAAATTGCCTTGCTAAATGAAAAGGGTGAATTAGAAAATACAATAAAACGTTATGAATTACTTTTAAGTGATGATAATGAATTCAATAATTTTATAATTGAAGAACTTAAATTAATTAAAAAACTTTTTGGTTGAGAAAGAAAAACTCAAATTGTAGAATCAGAATTTGATTTATCTTATGATGAAACAGATTTAATAAAAGATGAATCAACTTATATCGCTATAAGTAAATTGGGTTATGTCAAAAGATTTTCAGAGAGAATTGCTGAAGCGAATTCACTATCTACATATACTTTAAAAGAAGATGATTCTCTTATTTATTTCAATAAAACAAACACAATGAAAACATTACTTGTTTTTACTAGTTTAGGAAATTATATACAAATACCTATTTACAAAATAAATGAAACAAAGTGAAAAGATTTAGGTTCTAAATTAAGCGATATTGCTGAATTTAAAATAAATGAAAAAGTTGTTTCTATTATTGAAGTTACAAATTGAAGCGAAAATGTCTTTGTTATCTTAGGAACAAAACAAGGATTATTTAAAAAAGTTAAACTTAGCGACTTTAAGATACAAAGATTAAATAAAAGTTATACAGCTATAGGCATTGCTAATGATGATGAATTAATTAACGCTACTTTAAGTAATGGGTTATTGAATATTGTTATTATAACCGAGTCGGGTCTTGCATCTATGTATACCGAAACAGATGTAGCAATTTATTCGCCAAAAGCTAAAGGAAATAAAGGTGTTTATTTATCGTTAAATGACAAAGTTGCTGGATTTACTGTAGTAAATTCCGCTGATATCGTTAATATTGTTTCTTCATCAGGTAAATTAAAACAAATTAAATCATCAGAAATTTTACCTATACCAAAAAATATTAAAGGTAAAAAAATCTTTGATAGTAAATTAAATGGAACAATTAAAGATGTTCATATAAATAAAGATGACAAAATAATTGCGCTTAACGGCAATAACCAATGTTTAATAGAAAAAATTTCTGACTATACAAATAATAAAATTTCAAGCAAGATAATCGACTTAGAAATACCGCAATTGTTGGAAATTTCTTTCCTTAAAGTATGAACAGATGAAACAATAGAATTTAAAAATATGTTTACTGCTGAAGTAAGAAAAGAAGAGGAAGAAGTTTTTGCTTTAAGCGAACAAACTCTTGAGGAAAGTTCAAGAAAGTTAGAAGAACTTTTAAAGAAAATTAATGGAGGAAAATAAAAAAATGCAAAAATATACAGAACAAGAATTAATTAGAAGAAATAAATTAGAAACATACAAAAGCATGGGTGTTGAGGCTTTTGCAAAAGCACATAATTTAAAAGATATGCTTTATTCAGATGATATTGTTTCTAAATATGATAAATTCACAAAAGAAGAACTTCATGAAAAAGAGTTTAAAGTTGCTTTATCAGGAAGAATTATGACAATGAGAGGTCCTTTCATTCTAATTCAAGATTATCATTCAAAAATACAACTTTACTTCAATAAAAAAGAACATGAAGAATTAGCTAAACTTGTTGATACATTTGATATAGGAGATATTGTTTATGCTGAGGGTTCAGTTATGAAAACTAACACAGGAGCTGTAAGTGTAAAAGTTGAATTTATTAAATTATTAACTAAAGCACTAAAGCCTTTACCAGGTAAATTTCATGGATTAGTCGATATTGAAGAAATTTATAGACATAGATATGTTGATTTGATAATGAATGAAGAATCAAAAAATGTCTTTTGATCAAGAACTAAAATTATTTCAGAAATTAGAAGATATTTTGATGAATTAGAATATATGGAAGTAGAAACACCATTCTTGCACGACTATCTTTCAGGAGCATCAGCAAGACCTTTTAAAACACACCATAATGCATTAGATCAGGAATTTGTTCTCAGAATAGCTACTGAAATTCCGCTTAAAAAACTTTTAGTTGGTGGAATTGATAGAGTATATGAAATTGGTAGAATATTTAGAAACGAAGGTATTGACACAACTCATAATCCAGAATTTACATCAATTGAATTTTATGAAGCTTATTCTAATTTAGAAGGTATGATGAACAGAACTGAAACTTTATTCAAACGCTTAGCAGCTAAGTTAGGTAAAGATAAAGTTATGAATCGTGGTGTTGAAATTGATTTAACAAAACCTTTTAATAGAATCGATATGGTGGATGCGGTTTCTAAAGCAACTGGAGCAGATTTTAAAAATATTTCTTTTGAAGAAGCTAAAGAAATTGCTATTAAGCATGGTATTAAAATTCAAAAATTCTTCCAATTCGGTCACATTGT from Mycoplasmopsis canis PG 14 includes:
- a CDS encoding energy-coupling factor transporter ATPase, translated to MQIKINNLKHVFNKNSPWEFLALDGINLNIKDGEYIGVIGATGSGKTTLIEHFNGLLRATNGNIEWDFIKDNIQQKFIYGETKSKFKIKDLRKKIGIVFQFAEYQLFKNTIKEDIAFGPIAFGVPKDEAYKIARECLLEVGLSEDYLERSPFELSGGQKRRVAIAGILAMNPDFMVFDEPTAGLDPVGVKDILDILTNLHKSGKTIINVTHDLDHVLERAERVIMLKKGKIVADNNAYDVLSDIHFLRENHLQPPQLLDFVLELREKGINVPKVRNIEELAHFLNNEVLTKEGK
- the lysS gene encoding lysine--tRNA ligase, encoding MQKYTEQELIRRNKLETYKSMGVEAFAKAHNLKDMLYSDDIVSKYDKFTKEELHEKEFKVALSGRIMTMRGPFILIQDYHSKIQLYFNKKEHEELAKLVDTFDIGDIVYAEGSVMKTNTGAVSVKVEFIKLLTKALKPLPGKFHGLVDIEEIYRHRYVDLIMNEESKNVFWSRTKIISEIRRYFDELEYMEVETPFLHDYLSGASARPFKTHHNALDQEFVLRIATEIPLKKLLVGGIDRVYEIGRIFRNEGIDTTHNPEFTSIEFYEAYSNLEGMMNRTETLFKRLAAKLGKDKVMNRGVEIDLTKPFNRIDMVDAVSKATGADFKNISFEEAKEIAIKHGIKIQKFFQFGHIVNELFELLIEKTLIQPTFVYGHPIEISPLTAKGEDPRFTERAELFINTKEYANMYTELSDPIDQLERFEAQLNEKNNGNDEASDIDWDFVEALDYGMPPTGGCGIGIDRLTMLLTEKESIRDVLLFPTMKRKNKN
- a CDS encoding energy-coupling factor transporter ATPase, with the protein product MIKVENVIFSYKPGVQKPALDNVSFEIKKGEYVAVLGHNGSGKSTLSKLLVALLKPQEGEISIDGIQYSRKNLLQIRKKIGIIFQNPDNQFIGSSVEDDIAFGLENKKVPQKEMKEIIHHFAKKVDMLDHLEREPENLSGGQKQRVAIASVLALDPEVIIFDEVTSMLDPKGKNSVLSIIKEIKEKREKTLISITHDMDEAILADKCLVFANGKLIATGDPKTILNNKDIIEVAKIDSPFIYKLSSLLNGIEPTYDRKELISKICK
- a CDS encoding DNA topoisomerase IV subunit A, yielding MSKLIKEKIEKIVEETLEKTMSERFEKYAKYVIQQRALPDVRDGLKPVQRRILYSMFGLGLDSDKPYKKSARVVGDVIGKYHPHGDSSVYEAMVNMSQWWKMNSPILDMHGNIGSIDDDPAAQMRYTEVRLSKVAHYMIGDIKKKTTLFVPNFDDSETEPIVLPSLYPNLLVNGAMGIAVGMATNMLPHNLNEIIDASIQKIKDPNITLTKIMKYIKGPDFPTGGIIYGNKGIVEGFETGNNSAKAKIRLFSKYKISENSQNKFIEITEIPYGIVKSSLVYSIDLLIQNKTISGLVEVRDQSDRNGINILLTLEKNVNEKSVLTYLFEKTKLQNTYNYNNVVIINGRPRIANLMMLLYSYVSQVKDVKTKTLQFDLEKAKLRLEIVLGLIKVSEITDEVIKVIRNAEGSKAGVVIALMQHFDFTENQAIAIAELRLYKLSKTDKIALLNEKGELENTIKRYELLLSDDNEFNNFIIEELKLIKKLFGWERKTQIVESEFDLSYDETDLIKDESTYIAISKLGYVKRFSERIAEANSLSTYTLKEDDSLIYFNKTNTMKTLLVFTSLGNYIQIPIYKINETKWKDLGSKLSDIAEFKINEKVVSIIEVTNWSENVFVILGTKQGLFKKVKLSDFKIQRLNKSYTAIGIANDDELINATLSNGLLNIVIITESGLASMYTETDVAIYSPKAKGNKGVYLSLNDKVAGFTVVNSADIVNIVSSSGKLKQIKSSEILPIPKNIKGKKIFDSKLNGTIKDVHINKDDKIIALNGNNQCLIEKISDYTNNKISSKIIDLEIPQLLEISFLKVWTDETIEFKNMFTAEVRKEEEEVFALSEQTLEESSRKLEELLKKINGGK
- a CDS encoding energy-coupling factor transporter transmembrane component T family protein, whose translation is MKSIFGRYIPGNTFMYRIDPRIKVLLSILIIILIFIASSFIEIGLILLFVSFIYVLSTKKIRPVFKLLKLPLFISVILFFVNMYTVNSQTVFKNEYYVSYFWSFFTHSGKELEGISGQKVRWIDFYDPKIVGQDTINYYINTYGEYAKVQYGFSLNSLNRTLSLMSRIYIMVLTTSLLTNTTRPILLNKSIESLLWPLKFLLIPTHIVATIISIALRFIPTLVDEANRIIKAQSSRGVDFKHGNTKEKIVAFTTLIIPLFVSSFQKAEDLSNSMETRGYDPYEKRTKYRVFKLKWTDFLITFIFISILILFVLNHIIVQNSSFNPIEWSFNAYHIGHYTVPNIFIITKIVA